The following coding sequences are from one Triticum aestivum cultivar Chinese Spring chromosome 5A, IWGSC CS RefSeq v2.1, whole genome shotgun sequence window:
- the LOC123108197 gene encoding uncharacterized protein, whose product MQWDPLAPQAAPGSTIHSTRCADSSTPHQHSTRISVRISSCLCKSSGMGLLDLISKGHAAVDAADGNGRAGEIPSIRWRKGKTRGSSAFGQVYLDRDESGHQQAPHSKSALVGSTNATWEKAQVSSTSPTNLVVEIFLHLR is encoded by the exons ATGCAATGGGACCCGTTGGCGCCGCAGGCGGCGCCGGGCTCCACGATCCACTCGACTCGGTGCGCCGATTCATCAACTCCGCATCAGCATTCCACCAGGATCAGCGTCCGGATCAGCTCCTGCCTCTGCAAGTCAAGTGGTATGGGGCTGCTCGATCTCATCTCCAAGGGGCATGCAGCCGTCGACGCTGCCGATGGGAACGGACGAGCAGGGGAGATCCCGTCGATCCGATGGCGGAAGGGCAAGACGAGAGGCTCCAGTGCCTTCGGCCAGGTCTACCTCGATCGGGATGAATCTGGACACCAGCAAGCTCCTCACAGTAAATCAG CTTTGGTCGGGAGCACCAACGCCACCTGGGAAAAAGCCCAAGTGAGTAGCACTTCCCCAACTAATTTAGTTGTTGAGATTTTCCTTCATCTGAGGTGA
- the LOC123105644 gene encoding uncharacterized protein isoform X2, whose protein sequence is MRAPPRSRGHGTRTSICAHLAMEMEGSPLSRISSAQSASSPHGVDPPSRQSHAPATGGYRTVLFIPRPPHATAHTAMLFCCSQTAAPALAHRAEARSSWWLFTLGDYAFLPVVALCTLLRLSPRGCRSAPTSNQLIQQHRQTWILVQCLGKKLVSTLDI, encoded by the exons ATGCGAGCTCCACCCCGAAGTAGAGGACATGGTACGCGGACTTCTATCTGTGCGCATCTAGCCATGGAGATGGAGGGCTCGCCCCTCTCGCGCATCTCCTCCGCACAGAGCGCTAGCAGCCCACATGGCGTAGATCCGCCATCTCGTCAGTCCCACGCGCCGGCCACCGGTGGCTACCGCACTGTTCTGTTCATCCCCCGCCCGCCGCACGCGACGGCCCACACTGCCATGTTGTTTTGCTGCAGCCAGACCGCCGCCCCTGCCCTCGCGCACCGGGCAGAGGCTCGTTCTTCCTGGTGGTTGTTCACTCTTGGCGACTACGCGTTCCTCCCGGTGGTGGCGCTCTGCACACTGCTTCGCCTTTCTCCCAGAGGCTGCCGTTCGGCCCCTACCTCTAACCA ATTGATTCAGCAACACAGACAGACGTGGATTCTAGTACAATGTCTGGGAAAAAAGCTG GTTTCGACTTTGGATATCTGA
- the LOC123105644 gene encoding uncharacterized protein isoform X1 produces the protein MRAPPRSRGHGTRTSICAHLAMEMEGSPLSRISSAQSASSPHGVDPPSRQSHAPATGGYRTVLFIPRPPHATAHTAMLFCCSQTAAPALAHRAEARSSWWLFTLGDYAFLPVVALCTLLRLSPRGCRSAPTSNQLIQQHRQTWILVQCLGKKLWGRKASRYSI, from the exons ATGCGAGCTCCACCCCGAAGTAGAGGACATGGTACGCGGACTTCTATCTGTGCGCATCTAGCCATGGAGATGGAGGGCTCGCCCCTCTCGCGCATCTCCTCCGCACAGAGCGCTAGCAGCCCACATGGCGTAGATCCGCCATCTCGTCAGTCCCACGCGCCGGCCACCGGTGGCTACCGCACTGTTCTGTTCATCCCCCGCCCGCCGCACGCGACGGCCCACACTGCCATGTTGTTTTGCTGCAGCCAGACCGCCGCCCCTGCCCTCGCGCACCGGGCAGAGGCTCGTTCTTCCTGGTGGTTGTTCACTCTTGGCGACTACGCGTTCCTCCCGGTGGTGGCGCTCTGCACACTGCTTCGCCTTTCTCCCAGAGGCTGCCGTTCGGCCCCTACCTCTAACCA ATTGATTCAGCAACACAGACAGACGTGGATTCTAGTACAATGTCTGGGAAAAAAGCTG TGGGGAAGGAAAGCTTCAAGATATTCCATTTAA
- the LOC123108195 gene encoding uncharacterized protein translates to MEDDDAAPHLPMDILYKIPTHISDPASLARLASSCKFWRNLIKDPAFLERLRRRHRDHGFTPSLLLGFFYQDKKRSSSDLWKYYIDKTRCLAPSFMRMSELSHFVGNKSARNAIKPLSLETFIPGLGASLNFYKPIASQDNFLVLRRQSEVATPNGQALNDLLCVCNPLTGETFEIPSHRYVPPDHYALFVTNDVNIYGCMSQSFQLTGIWIKKGDRFICECYSSKTGTWTRSQGVPHLMHGLYLVSSSATASGGVIHWLCGSWKQMSLTHIATLHIGNMELSYLELPPEAKRNKAPVLGSSADGGILLLIVQGLQMLLWKHSNALGTDSSSWVLSERIDMRSSLPQRVATLGIRAKVRLEMFRGKSGTVVLWIDEEGLFVFSLSDRSMRRIDSAHVTKKYFLCPYEIDWLSCLAITNLVVDGSLSLDAERQKTQGRWRTLMGRNLATNGAS, encoded by the coding sequence ATGGAGGACGACGATGCAGCACCGCATCTTCCTATGGACATCTTATACAAGATCCCGACACACATCTCTGATCCAGCCTCCCTTGCCCGCCTCGCTTCGTCCTGCAAGTTCTGGCGCAATCTCATCAAGGACCCGGCCTTCCTTGAGCGCCTTAGGAGGCGGCACCGCGACCACGGTTTCACCCCGTCCCTCCTTCTTGGCTTCTTTTACCAGGACAAGAAAAGGTCTTCCTCTGACCTCTGGAAGTATTACATTGACAAAACCCGCTGTTTGGCACCAAGCTTCATGCGGATGTCTGAATTGTCGCACTTTGTTGGCAACAAATCTGCTCGCAATGCTATTAAGCCACTATCCCTTGAGACCTTTATTCCAGGTCTTGGTGCAAGCCTTAACTTCTATAAGCCCATTGCATCCCAGGACAACTTCCTGGTCCTCCGCCGCCAATCAGAAGTTGCCACGCCCAACGGTCAGGCCCTGAATGATTTATTATGTGTCTGCAATCCTCTCACTGGCGAAACCTTTGAGATTCCTAGCCACAGATATGTACCTCCTGACCATTATGCCTTGTTTGTCACCAATGATGTCAACATTTATGGATGCATGTCCCAGTCCTTCCAACTGACCGGCATTTGGATAAAAAAGGGAGATCGTTTCATCTGTGAGTGCTACAGCTCGAAGACTGGAACATGGACGAGATCTCAAGGAGTTCCTCATCTAATGCATGGCCTTTACTTGGTATCATCCTCAGCCACTGCTTCTGGTGGTGTCATCCATTGGCTCTGTGGTAGCTGGAAACAAATGTCGCTCACTCACATTGCCACGCTGCACATTGGCAATATGGAATTGTCATACCTGGAGCTCCCACCCGAAGCAAAGCGCAACAAGGCTCCAGTGTTGGGGAGTTCAGCAGATGGGGGGATTCTGTTGCTCATCGTGCAAGGGCTTCAGATGTTACTTTGGAAGCACAGCAATGCACTTGGCACTGACTCGAGCAGCTGGGTGCTTTCTGAAAGAATTGACATGCGAAGTTCCTTGCCGCAGCGGGTGGCCACATTGGGGATCAGGGCAAAGGTCAGGTTGGAGATGTTCCGAGGCAAAAGTGGGACGGTGGTGCTCTGGATCGATGAGGAAGGCCTCTTTGTGTTCAGCCTCAGCGATAGGTCGATGAGGAGGATCGACAGTGCGCATGTGACCAAGAAGTACTTCCTCTGCCCATATGAGATAGATTGGCTGTCCTGCCTCGCGATCACGAACCTTGTCGTCGATGGCTCGCTGTCTTTGGATGCAGAAAGGCAGAAGACCCAAGGCAGATGGAGGACATTAATGGGTAGGAATTTGGCGACAAACGGAGCATCTTAA
- the LOC123105644 gene encoding uncharacterized protein isoform X3 translates to MRAPPRSRGHGTRTSICAHLAMEMEGSPLSRISSAQSASSPHGVDPPSRQSHAPATGGYRTVLFIPRPPHATAHTAMLFCCSQTAAPALAHRAEARSSWWLFTLGDYAFLPVVALCTLLRLSPRGCRSAPTSNQLIQQHRQTWILVQCLGKKLE, encoded by the exons ATGCGAGCTCCACCCCGAAGTAGAGGACATGGTACGCGGACTTCTATCTGTGCGCATCTAGCCATGGAGATGGAGGGCTCGCCCCTCTCGCGCATCTCCTCCGCACAGAGCGCTAGCAGCCCACATGGCGTAGATCCGCCATCTCGTCAGTCCCACGCGCCGGCCACCGGTGGCTACCGCACTGTTCTGTTCATCCCCCGCCCGCCGCACGCGACGGCCCACACTGCCATGTTGTTTTGCTGCAGCCAGACCGCCGCCCCTGCCCTCGCGCACCGGGCAGAGGCTCGTTCTTCCTGGTGGTTGTTCACTCTTGGCGACTACGCGTTCCTCCCGGTGGTGGCGCTCTGCACACTGCTTCGCCTTTCTCCCAGAGGCTGCCGTTCGGCCCCTACCTCTAACCA ATTGATTCAGCAACACAGACAGACGTGGATTCTAGTACAATGTCTGGGAAAAAAGCTG GAATGA